In Alteribacillus bidgolensis, a genomic segment contains:
- a CDS encoding PDR/VanB family oxidoreductase translates to MATVGVVVEEVKKQSPQVKSFKLAPVDGSKLPRSSGGAHVTTSIQNGQEIIERNYSLTNDPDETDYYEIGIRRSDESKGGSIFWHDRIKEGDQLEISYPKNHFPLSFSAKHHVFIAAGIGITPFLAMASELKKKNKSFELHYAAPSQELCAFYSFLSSTYSAETHFYFSRTGKRMTTDLMDNQPIGTHVYFCGPETMVKEYAEAAKSYGYPEKNIHFELFTPPDFGPVYPFEVKLQNSNKVLQVPEEESLLDVLLKNNIEAPYSCKMGGCGSCAVEVLEGDIDHRDVFFTEEERKETKDILTCVSRAKNDCLVLNL, encoded by the coding sequence ATGGCTACCGTTGGAGTTGTTGTAGAAGAAGTAAAAAAGCAATCCCCGCAAGTAAAGAGTTTTAAATTAGCACCAGTTGATGGTTCAAAATTACCTCGATCTAGTGGCGGAGCACATGTCACTACTTCTATCCAAAACGGTCAAGAAATAATCGAACGCAACTACTCATTAACAAATGATCCTGACGAAACGGACTACTATGAAATTGGCATCCGTCGAAGTGATGAATCAAAGGGCGGTTCCATCTTTTGGCATGACCGTATAAAAGAGGGGGATCAACTTGAGATAAGTTATCCTAAAAATCACTTTCCTCTTAGTTTCAGTGCGAAACACCATGTCTTTATCGCTGCTGGTATTGGAATTACTCCTTTTCTTGCAATGGCATCGGAATTAAAAAAGAAGAATAAATCATTTGAATTACATTATGCTGCTCCATCACAGGAATTATGTGCTTTTTATTCATTTCTTTCTTCTACTTATTCTGCAGAAACCCATTTTTACTTTTCCAGGACAGGGAAAAGAATGACAACCGACTTAATGGACAACCAACCAATAGGTACTCATGTCTATTTTTGTGGTCCTGAAACAATGGTAAAAGAGTATGCTGAAGCAGCAAAATCATATGGATATCCTGAAAAAAACATTCATTTTGAGCTTTTTACACCTCCAGATTTTGGTCCCGTGTACCCTTTTGAAGTAAAGTTACAAAACAGCAATAAAGTGCTTCAAGTTCCTGAAGAGGAAAGTTTGTTAGATGTATTGTTAAAGAATAATATTGAAGCTCCTTATTCTTGTAAAATGGGTGGATGTGGAAGTTGTGCAGTTGAGGTATTAGAAGGTGACATCGATCATAGGGATGTATTTTTTACAGAGGAAGAAAGGAAAGAAACAAAAGATATTTTAACATGTGTTTCTAGAGCAAAGAATGATTGTTTAGTTCTAAACTTATAA
- a CDS encoding dimethylamine monooxygenase subunit DmmA family protein, with amino-acid sequence MYSIKFFLTREELSFNKGYVGEVKLVNGSIPYTISRSNEITINNTRFELPINLVELNKEEGRYLLLINTADYQEQKRLDLVRSLRNQTFELQAQDYSFFKLHSNCKKVLLLIDKLALIESLAIVHSLSINKIETQFFLKINSQQESIFNYMALRNYLQEIPYNNAAILPSSSYDKKVQSIFEKQKIGTNIFISGSFSMLDSLKQKAYEAGFSDEEIQYRGFGQKQEKIYCVKCYSYNKKHSTQTIECENCNTILDVSDHFSRRLNAYLGYIDV; translated from the coding sequence GTGTACTCAATTAAATTTTTTCTTACTCGTGAGGAGTTGTCATTTAATAAAGGGTATGTAGGGGAAGTTAAACTCGTAAATGGTTCGATTCCTTATACAATTAGTCGTTCGAATGAAATTACAATTAATAATACTCGTTTCGAGCTTCCAATTAATTTAGTTGAATTGAATAAAGAAGAGGGTAGGTACCTTCTTTTAATCAATACCGCAGATTATCAAGAACAAAAGCGTTTGGATTTAGTAAGGTCTCTCAGAAACCAGACCTTTGAATTACAAGCACAAGATTATTCATTTTTTAAACTTCATTCTAATTGTAAGAAAGTGTTACTATTAATTGATAAGTTAGCTCTAATTGAAAGTTTAGCTATTGTTCATTCCCTTTCCATAAACAAGATAGAAACCCAATTTTTCTTGAAGATAAATAGTCAACAAGAATCCATATTCAATTATATGGCTTTACGAAATTATCTTCAAGAAATACCTTATAATAATGCTGCCATTTTACCGTCATCATCTTATGATAAGAAAGTTCAGTCCATTTTTGAAAAACAAAAAATTGGGACAAATATCTTTATTTCTGGATCCTTCTCCATGCTAGATAGTTTAAAACAAAAAGCTTATGAAGCAGGTTTCTCTGATGAGGAAATACAGTACAGAGGGTTCGGACAAAAACAGGAAAAAATATATTGTGTAAAGTGTTACTCTTATAATAAAAAACACAGTACTCAGACAATAGAGTGTGAAAATTGCAACACAATACTTGATGTATCTGATCACTTTTCAAGAAGATTAAATGCATACCTTGGCTATATTGATGTTTGA
- a CDS encoding heme-dependent oxidative N-demethylase family protein, translating to MTRTIQRGKIPNTPILDRFPNPFKGDSYRYSNNSKLLDPPVVLTITPEYFEEVALKRQLLESRKEQCFQSFEHSVEAQWEILEMIMQEMVSEYPDYFSLIKNENHWTFQNHLLEEEQSFTFGDSSTLPYEPLDFIGRHVQEDLIYLGQRDGELYMDAGQLVFPANWSLNFDLGMSFLEIHSPVPYAFSGSGLAEKVRSFILRIEAGKPWTRYNWTLTVEPILDTSPETFDTWGPKKDKVTSDNAGDLVHLRVEDQRLFRLPRSNGVLFGIHTHLIPLNEYCKNQQWKKQFYNVLTDLPDDLADYKGFISFKDRVVEYLEKK from the coding sequence ATGACGAGAACTATACAAAGAGGAAAAATTCCGAACACTCCTATACTCGATCGATTTCCAAATCCGTTTAAAGGAGATTCCTATCGGTATTCCAATAATTCGAAACTACTTGATCCACCTGTAGTACTAACTATTACACCAGAATATTTTGAAGAAGTTGCCTTAAAAAGACAACTTTTAGAGTCTAGAAAAGAACAATGTTTTCAATCTTTTGAACATTCTGTCGAAGCGCAATGGGAAATACTAGAGATGATTATGCAGGAAATGGTATCAGAGTACCCAGATTATTTTAGTTTAATTAAAAACGAAAATCACTGGACATTCCAGAATCATTTACTTGAAGAAGAACAGTCATTTACTTTTGGTGATTCTTCAACCTTACCATATGAACCATTAGATTTTATAGGAAGACATGTTCAAGAAGATTTAATCTATCTTGGGCAAAGGGACGGAGAACTATATATGGACGCTGGACAACTAGTATTCCCGGCTAACTGGTCGCTTAACTTTGACCTTGGGATGTCATTCTTGGAAATTCATAGTCCTGTACCATATGCCTTCTCCGGTAGTGGATTAGCTGAGAAAGTTCGAAGCTTTATCTTACGAATAGAAGCAGGAAAACCGTGGACTCGATATAACTGGACATTAACAGTCGAACCAATCCTGGACACATCACCGGAAACCTTTGATACATGGGGACCAAAAAAAGACAAGGTTACTTCCGATAATGCTGGAGATTTAGTCCATTTACGAGTAGAAGACCAAAGGTTGTTTCGTCTTCCACGTAGCAATGGTGTTTTGTTTGGAATTCATACACACCTTATTCCTCTTAACGAATATTGCAAAAATCAACAATGGAAAAAACAATTTTATAACGTATTGACTGACCTACCAGATGATCTAGCAGATTATAAAGGTTTTATTTCTTTTAAAGACAGAGTAGTAGAATATTTAGAAAAGAAGTAA
- a CDS encoding IclR family transcriptional regulator has translation MIKKCTTLLTAIIPDEEKEEWSATEVSQKLEIPIQTVHRLLSSLTECGFVYKNNETKKFRLGLNLIQLGLSVRDNLLVHKGALPIMKNLTKKTEQSVYLTVPEGNEGVLIDFVSADPLYKISEPIGRRTPLCTGASKKVMLAYMKLKTRKQILQSLMNIGQVSNLNKLEYELKNIKKSGIAISSDETAKGIIKIAAPIFSSEYKVVASICLASSNRKYLEHKKMFISEVKSAAKEISEELGCIESHSVH, from the coding sequence GTGATAAAGAAATGTACTACTTTGTTGACTGCCATTATACCTGATGAGGAAAAGGAGGAATGGAGTGCTACTGAAGTTAGTCAAAAGTTAGAAATTCCTATTCAAACGGTGCATAGATTACTTTCAAGTCTTACTGAATGTGGATTCGTATATAAAAACAATGAAACTAAAAAATTCCGTTTAGGTTTGAATTTAATACAATTAGGACTATCGGTAAGAGATAATTTGTTGGTTCATAAAGGTGCACTTCCAATTATGAAAAATCTCACTAAGAAAACAGAGCAAAGTGTTTATTTAACAGTTCCGGAAGGTAATGAAGGTGTATTAATTGACTTTGTTAGTGCAGATCCACTTTATAAAATTTCAGAGCCTATTGGAAGGAGGACACCTTTATGTACCGGTGCCTCTAAAAAGGTAATGTTAGCTTATATGAAACTAAAAACCAGAAAGCAAATTTTACAAAGTCTTATGAATATCGGCCAAGTAAGCAATTTGAATAAATTGGAATATGAACTAAAAAATATTAAAAAAAGTGGAATTGCTATATCTAGTGACGAAACAGCAAAAGGAATAATCAAAATAGCTGCTCCTATTTTTTCATCTGAATATAAGGTAGTTGCTTCTATATGCTTGGCTAGTTCGAATAGAAAATATTTAGAGCATAAAAAAATGTTCATCAGTGAGGTGAAAAGTGCAGCGAAAGAAATCTCAGAAGAGCTAGGTTGTATTGAATCACACTCCGTACATTAA
- the gndA gene encoding NADP-dependent phosphogluconate dehydrogenase, producing MDKQQIGVIGLAVMGKNLALNIESRGYSVSVYNRSSEKTEQFLKNEAEGKNFVGTYSIDQFVSSLEKPRKILLMVKAGQPTDATIESLKPYLDRGDILIDGGNAFFQDTINRNKELASIGVHFIGTGVSGGEEGALKGPSIMPGGQKEAYELVKPMLEAISAKVEGDPCSTYIGPDGAGHYVKMVHNGIEYGDMQLISEAYFILKHVLDLSAQELHEVFTEWNKGELDSYLIEITSNIFTKMDKETGKPLIDVILDTAGQKGTGKWTSQSALNLGVPLPIITESVFARFISAMKEERVKASKLLKGPESKLFKGNKKELINAVQKALYMSKIISYAQGFSQMRAASEEYNWNLRFGDIAMIFRGGCIIRAQFLQKIKDAYDRDPNLTNLLLDPYFNELVENYQSALRQVVSIAIDNGIPVPSFSSAIAYYDSYRSEILPANLLQAQRDYFGAHTYQRVDKEGIFHTEWMEDCSKIN from the coding sequence ATGGACAAACAACAAATCGGTGTCATTGGCTTAGCAGTTATGGGTAAAAATCTAGCATTAAATATTGAAAGTCGAGGTTATTCTGTTTCTGTTTATAATAGATCCTCTGAAAAAACAGAACAATTTTTGAAGAATGAAGCAGAGGGGAAAAATTTTGTTGGTACGTATAGCATCGATCAATTTGTAAGTTCATTAGAAAAACCACGTAAAATTTTATTAATGGTTAAAGCAGGTCAACCTACAGATGCAACAATTGAATCGCTAAAACCTTATCTTGATAGAGGAGACATTTTGATCGATGGAGGGAATGCATTTTTTCAAGATACAATAAATCGTAATAAAGAATTAGCCTCAATTGGTGTTCATTTTATTGGTACAGGTGTTTCCGGTGGAGAAGAAGGGGCATTGAAAGGTCCTTCTATTATGCCTGGTGGTCAAAAAGAAGCGTATGAACTTGTAAAACCCATGTTAGAAGCAATTTCTGCAAAAGTAGAAGGGGATCCTTGTTCTACTTATATAGGACCTGACGGCGCTGGCCACTACGTTAAAATGGTCCATAATGGAATCGAATATGGTGATATGCAATTAATTTCAGAAGCTTATTTTATTTTGAAACATGTACTTGACTTAAGTGCACAAGAATTACATGAAGTGTTTACCGAATGGAATAAAGGAGAATTAGATAGTTATTTAATTGAAATTACCTCAAACATCTTTACCAAAATGGACAAGGAAACAGGCAAGCCACTTATTGATGTAATATTGGACACAGCTGGTCAAAAGGGTACCGGTAAATGGACAAGTCAAAGTGCGCTAAACTTAGGAGTTCCACTTCCAATTATCACAGAATCTGTATTTGCTCGCTTTATTTCTGCAATGAAAGAAGAACGTGTAAAAGCAAGCAAATTATTAAAAGGGCCTGAATCGAAATTATTTAAAGGGAATAAAAAAGAGTTAATTAATGCTGTACAAAAAGCTTTATATATGAGCAAGATTATCTCTTACGCACAAGGTTTTTCTCAAATGCGCGCTGCATCGGAAGAATACAATTGGAATCTTCGCTTCGGTGATATTGCGATGATTTTCCGCGGTGGTTGCATTATTCGTGCACAATTTTTACAAAAAATTAAAGATGCTTATGATCGTGATCCTAATTTGACAAATTTGTTATTAGACCCTTACTTTAACGAACTTGTAGAAAACTATCAATCCGCACTACGCCAAGTTGTTAGCATAGCAATTGACAATGGCATTCCAGTCCCCTCATTTTCAAGTGCCATTGCATATTATGACAGTTATCGTTCAGAAATTTTACCTGCAAATCTGTTGCAAGCACAACGTGACTACTTTGGAGCGCACACCTACCAACGTGTGGATAAAGAAGGCATATTCCATACGGAATGGATGGAAGATTGCAGCAAGATCAATTAA